A window of Clostridiisalibacter paucivorans DSM 22131 contains these coding sequences:
- a CDS encoding UPF0236 family transposase-like protein, protein MYKISLKEMDINFKDLEKRIYEFVCRQACEIITELLNQLDDELMKERDKKIYRNKGFKKTCIKTVMGEIE, encoded by the coding sequence ATGTATAAGATAAGTTTAAAGGAAATGGATATAAATTTCAAGGATTTAGAGAAAAGGATTTATGAATTTGTTTGCCGTCAGGCATGTGAAATAATCACAGAGCTACTTAATCAACTAGATGATGAGCTAATGAAAGAAAGAGATAAGAAGATATATAGAAATAAAGGTTTCAAGAAAACATGTATCAAGACAGTAATGGGTGAGATTGAATA
- a CDS encoding BMP family ABC transporter substrate-binding protein, producing the protein MLKKSIYLMLAVVLGLSMVLTGCGGEKASNDVNDMKVGFIYVGPIGDGGWSYSHNEGRLYLEEELGVETIYKESVPEGPEVEKVIRDMIDQGAEVVFATSFGYMDYMAKVSKDYPDVAFLHCSGYRTTENMGNYFGRIYEPRYLSGIVAGMKTKTNKIGYVAAYEIPEVVRGINAFTLGVRSVNPEAEVEVRWTHTWYDPAKEKEAANALLDEGIDVIAQHQDTAGPQQAAEEKGAFSIGYNTDMKDKAPNAYMTSPVWNWGPYYVKNVKAVMEGNWAPESYWGGLEDDIVELASLTELAPEGAKEKVEEATQKIKEGSFKVFAGPIKDQQGNIKVKEGQVLTDEELISMDWFVEGVKGKIKK; encoded by the coding sequence ATGCTTAAAAAATCTATTTATTTAATGTTAGCTGTAGTTTTAGGTTTATCTATGGTACTTACAGGATGTGGTGGAGAGAAGGCATCAAATGATGTGAATGATATGAAGGTAGGATTTATTTATGTAGGTCCTATAGGAGATGGGGGCTGGAGTTATTCCCATAATGAAGGAAGATTATACCTTGAAGAAGAATTGGGAGTAGAGACTATTTATAAGGAATCAGTACCTGAAGGTCCAGAAGTAGAAAAGGTAATAAGAGATATGATTGATCAGGGTGCAGAAGTTGTATTTGCTACTAGTTTTGGATATATGGATTATATGGCAAAGGTATCTAAGGATTATCCAGATGTAGCATTTTTACATTGTTCAGGGTATAGAACGACAGAAAATATGGGAAATTATTTTGGAAGGATATATGAGCCCAGATACTTATCAGGTATAGTTGCAGGAATGAAAACTAAAACCAATAAGATTGGATATGTAGCAGCATATGAGATACCAGAGGTTGTAAGGGGAATAAATGCCTTTACCTTAGGTGTTAGATCGGTAAATCCTGAAGCAGAAGTGGAGGTTAGATGGACTCACACATGGTATGATCCTGCCAAAGAGAAGGAAGCAGCCAATGCATTATTAGATGAAGGTATAGATGTAATAGCACAACATCAAGATACAGCAGGTCCACAACAAGCTGCAGAGGAAAAAGGAGCTTTTTCTATAGGATATAACACAGATATGAAGGATAAAGCACCTAATGCCTATATGACATCACCTGTTTGGAATTGGGGACCCTATTATGTAAAAAATGTTAAGGCTGTAATGGAAGGAAACTGGGCTCCAGAGAGTTATTGGGGAGGACTTGAAGATGATATAGTTGAGTTGGCATCTTTGACTGAATTGGCACCAGAGGGGGCAAAAGAAAAAGTTGAAGAGGCTACCCAAAAGATTAAAGAAGGCTCTTTTAAAGTATTTGCAGGTCCAATAAAGGATCAACAAGGAAATATAAAGGTCAAAGAGGGACAAGTTCTCACTGATGAGGAATTAATATCTATGGATTGGTTTGTTGAAGGAGTAAAGGGCAAAATAAAAAAATAA